TCTGCAAAATAGCCCTGTAGAAATTCACGAACTCCTTCCACCGGATTTTGTCGGAAAGCTTCAATGTCAAATTTTCCTGCTTTTGTGAGTTTGGTCAATCTTTCCATTCCCACAGCAAAACCGGAATAGGAGTTATTCTTTTGAATTGCTCGAAAGGCAATGTTACCAAACTTTTTGTGCAGAAGTGCAAAATCATTTAGTTCTTCTATGCGAGTTTGAAGACTGAGATTATTGATTCCTTTATCATTCATTTATAACTCCTTGCTGGGTGGAAAAGTTATCATGGCGTAACGTCTGCTGCCATCTGACTCGCAGGATGGGCGAGGTTGGGAGTGAGAATTGATGTTAGTTTCGTCATAATAGTTTGTTTGCACAATTTGTACTATAACTTCGGATTTGGTTACGGTTTTCATCTATTTACTATCAGGCTGGCGGTACACCGTACCAGTTATAAAAGTAAACAATCTTACCTGCTGTGTTCCACTTGATGTGCAGAGCGTTCTGCATGGTAGCAGAAGCGGTTTTCACCCGCACGATCAGTGCAGCCGAGTTGGCTTCAATATCGATAATTCTGTCAGTATATTGTACTGTCATCTCTTCTGCCTGAGCAAAGAATGTATCGTAGATTTTTTTGATTCCGACTCGATCGGTTTCCCGTTTGGAATTCCAAGGATTATCGGGATCCGTTCCCAAGCCGTGCACAATGTGATCGATCTGTGGAGCAAACAACTGTGAAACCGCTTCGCTGTTGTGTTCTCTGACTGCTGTGGCGTAGGCTTCAATGCGGTTATTGATTTGATTTCGTGT
This Candidatus Cloacimonadota bacterium DNA region includes the following protein-coding sequences:
- a CDS encoding nuclear transport factor 2 family protein, which encodes MTRNQINNRIEAYATAVREHNSEAVSQLFAPQIDHIVHGLGTDPDNPWNSKRETDRVGIKKIYDTFFAQAEEMTVQYTDRIIDIEANSAALIVRVKTASATMQNALHIKWNTAGKIVYFYNWYGVPPA